A part of Terriglobus roseus genomic DNA contains:
- a CDS encoding peptidylprolyl isomerase: MAVRVNGEIISDERFHREFVEISGGRTPQQVQEQAPMEYHRLLQTAERNTLRAILLHQLAVSEGITATDEEAGEERRSTWGSAANQSCGIGITTDMMSRLMVKKAEQYLTRHVQRPDRREVESVYRNNSAAFTLPERWLVSQIVQIAETETERAKAMDVLTQAESELKRGKSFAAVADRYSDCKGNGGSLGWVSRGMMVPEFEAKVFTLERRKLSDIFESTFGLHLAMVHDWKPAGVQPLDEIRPDLARHIFEERKQVLLNQITEDLMRRAEIEMLPEPERSIAAGEKVQ; the protein is encoded by the coding sequence ATGGCAGTTCGCGTAAATGGAGAGATCATCAGCGACGAGCGATTTCATCGCGAATTCGTCGAGATTTCCGGTGGCCGCACGCCGCAGCAGGTGCAAGAACAAGCTCCCATGGAGTACCACCGCCTACTTCAGACGGCAGAGCGCAACACACTTCGCGCGATCCTGTTGCATCAGCTTGCAGTTTCAGAAGGGATAACTGCCACCGATGAAGAAGCGGGAGAGGAACGTCGCTCTACGTGGGGCAGTGCTGCGAATCAGTCATGCGGTATCGGCATCACCACCGACATGATGTCGCGCCTGATGGTGAAAAAAGCAGAGCAGTATCTAACGCGGCATGTGCAACGTCCTGACCGTCGCGAAGTGGAGTCTGTCTATCGCAATAACTCAGCCGCGTTCACACTTCCAGAGCGCTGGCTGGTTTCCCAGATCGTTCAGATCGCAGAGACAGAGACAGAACGTGCTAAAGCAATGGACGTTTTGACACAGGCTGAAAGCGAACTCAAACGTGGCAAGTCATTCGCTGCTGTTGCGGATCGCTATTCCGATTGCAAAGGCAACGGAGGTTCGCTTGGATGGGTTAGCCGGGGCATGATGGTTCCTGAATTCGAAGCAAAAGTCTTCACACTGGAACGTCGCAAACTCAGCGACATTTTTGAATCGACATTCGGTCTTCATCTCGCCATGGTGCACGATTGGAAACCCGCAGGCGTGCAGCCGTTGGATGAAATCAGACCCGATCTTGCGCGACACATTTTTGAAGAGCGCAAACAGGTGTTACTGAACCAAATCACAGAAGACCTAATGCGTCGCGCAGAGATTGAAATGCTGCCAGAACCCGAACGCAGTATCGCTGCCGGAGAGAAAGTGCAATGA
- a CDS encoding formylglycine-generating enzyme family protein — protein MKKNPSPCCVPSKQHADVWQASQQDSSTRTRAVTGSTDEMILLPGGPFLMGSESADTFPNDGEGPVRRVTIDPFWMDQYSVRNRDFMKFVQETQYVTEAERIGWSFVFAGDLPEESTGTQSVHGTEWWRVVEGATWLHPEGPGSNVANRTDHPVVQVSWNDAVAYATWAGKRLPTEAEWEFAARGGLEQHTYPWGNELTPNGKHLCNIWQGVFPVSNTAEDGYSSTCPVDAFPPNGYGLFGITGNTWEWISDWFHPTYHQLATRHNPTGPPQGAARMLKGGSYLCHRSYCNRYRVAARSSNTPDSATTNIGFRCVRDVA, from the coding sequence ATGAAGAAGAATCCGTCTCCCTGCTGCGTTCCCAGCAAACAACACGCAGACGTATGGCAAGCTTCGCAGCAGGACTCCTCCACACGTACACGCGCTGTAACCGGTAGCACCGACGAAATGATCCTGCTGCCTGGTGGACCGTTTCTCATGGGTTCCGAATCAGCAGACACTTTTCCGAATGATGGCGAAGGCCCAGTACGACGAGTGACCATCGATCCTTTCTGGATGGATCAGTATTCCGTCCGTAATCGCGACTTCATGAAGTTTGTGCAGGAGACCCAATACGTCACCGAAGCAGAACGCATTGGATGGTCTTTTGTCTTTGCAGGTGACCTCCCCGAAGAATCCACTGGCACACAGTCGGTTCATGGAACGGAATGGTGGCGCGTTGTCGAAGGCGCTACCTGGCTCCATCCGGAAGGTCCTGGATCGAACGTTGCCAACCGAACGGACCATCCAGTCGTACAGGTTTCATGGAATGATGCGGTGGCCTATGCCACCTGGGCAGGCAAGCGTCTTCCAACGGAAGCCGAATGGGAGTTCGCCGCACGCGGTGGTCTTGAGCAGCACACCTACCCTTGGGGCAATGAGCTCACTCCTAACGGAAAGCATCTTTGCAACATCTGGCAGGGAGTGTTCCCTGTCTCAAACACAGCAGAGGATGGTTATAGTTCAACCTGTCCTGTGGACGCATTTCCACCAAACGGTTACGGCCTGTTCGGGATCACAGGCAACACGTGGGAGTGGATCTCAGATTGGTTTCATCCCACCTATCATCAGCTAGCAACTCGCCACAATCCGACTGGACCGCCACAAGGGGCCGCACGCATGCTCAAAGGCGGTTCCTATCTTTGCCACCGCTCGTACTGCAATCGTTACCGCGTCGCAGCTCGCAGTTCCAACACGCCGGATAGCGCGACAACGAACATCGGCTTTCGTTGCGTCCGTGACGTGGCTTAG